One segment of Toxoplasma gondii ME49 chromosome VI, whole genome shotgun sequence DNA contains the following:
- a CDS encoding DEAD/DEAH box helicase domain-containing protein (encoded by transcript TGME49_241140~Signal peptide predicted by SignalP 2.0 HMM (probability 0.712) with cleavage site probability 0.480 at residue 35) — translation MRSAALLSRLRVPLRSISVVFLFSFASLAVQTSFCAVARPNASHATLRGFASTFSSFSVPWSPAPCLTDFQAETPPRQYAPWSVPAFGVLEVPQNSLSSSRARFRRVSASPASIHSEDSESAKTALRLRSAFSLPPGAPSPVVRSPVTTTHVHSHFSKSRLPLHPPTVNRGCCLASSVCGLSSFPSRAIPRASGCSCLSGCATQCERADSLLRASNFNKKALHGHPLRSATGDHCSAQERLAKNGCLPDQKPSDAVDAFVEDKKPRIRRSTEKSASQASSSLPTSQPVDSTATPSPHSCHSSPCLPASKQPSRLSSLRRSPVSSPLSPQHVTLSLLPSLPTFAGLPLPPYLSAALDAQEISAPTGIQQTALGPLAAGEDLLLHSETGSGKTFAYLLPLLHWHHHANNPEPTSGGNAHAESLLRNVSGVCTPQAAAGGRGGQRGKAARPRRDASKGKRHDAGRGAGDACEEEALLSERYLAHAACLDAPEVARALRRATGCSLIVTPTRELAVQVAHEIYMLLRTNFFLSESNGQNERGEEDAGLLEKALSAFEACRQRLEAAECSAKNLKDSAAAAARRGETGVAPALLARASRAETQAEEARAHLVNARLGLAQVRGEGKRPRLLLVLGEPLASACDGEEKSQTGEREPDKGDDERNVNLRRHGETRRSEELHARGDKGNAAESNEARFFDTETKHLPSWAKEKIGSSLIVVGSAQTLRRLLQRLGAVQPDALETFLKRVKHVVFDEADRLLQPLTRYAPLKTKSLRTSRPRPASLLFSSLLIAKKPLLQRQTEPARCRSSLLLGGNSIALASPALCASADGPAKKRRGKASSSSLSSSDFLRRIFIVPHGSLSPSPRPSSGDFQIIAASATVGRPLRRQLAEMLLMRDSLKKTKSLRAKENAKAADAGEIESAKDDEEDEEKAFVSAEERKEMTRVLKRLQSRGLVACEDAMEGEIGKAVDTENESGKRLMKVARPPAAWGSRSPQGRRSLLVGLPATLEHFLHATPRGNLATLVYETSLLLHRLRPHRAIIFLDAKLSVVSFLLHLRRLGIEHTQLLHEAFGFHSPRLTARLTADRGLHKVSSASSPPASSSASSRIHFHFANRERLAQDPSGSSASSSPLTSIPPSPVSPFTSSPNSALSSASSSSPSTETGGEQALPTLGGAGWPSESLDKRADEDAFGSSAGAIATEERQTGDRRALLLTSMATARGLHFDNLDFIFLVGDIENAREYQHLAGRAGRRGRPGKVICVSESATQKCISSWAKNLGVTFQPSQRLLFPCSEAESAHADASEDEQQTVSSNPESRGDASRRRTGGNSEERQRQLEREEVYEEGEWETQRARAHEERGGSERQRGQGGRTERHEGNAPRAYDDEEQREAFASKGRSADGDEEEEKDEMSENADARTEGRKSRETDAETDETKEKPGVNDDAFAFLDALSNFTRPSFSSLLSM, via the exons ATGCGTTCGGCGGCGCTCCTGTCTCGCCTGCGGGTGCCCCTCCGGAGCATTTCggttgtgtttcttttctctttcgcttccctcgCCGTTCAGACATCCTTCTGCGCAGTTGCCCGTCCCAATGCCAGCCACGCGACACTTCGTGGCTTCGCGtccactttctcttctttctcggtACCCTGGTCACCTGCACCGTGTTTGACGGATTTCCAAGCCGAGACGCCTCCTAGACAGTATGCTCCCTGGAGTGTTCCCGCATTTGGGGTTCTGGAAGTTCCTCAGAattccctgtcttcttctcgagccCGTTTCCGGCGAGTTTCGGCGTCCCCGGCTTCCATTCACAGCGAAGATAGTGAATCTGCAAAGACGGCTTTGAGGTTGAGATCCGCTTTTTCCCTCCCGCCAGGCGCACCCTCGCCGGTCGTAAGAAGTCCCGTCACGACGACACATGTGCACTCCCATTTCTCCAAGTCAcggcttcctctccatcCACCCACAGTCAACAGAGGttgctgtctcgcctcctccgtctgcggtttgtcttcttttccatctCGGGCCATCCCTCGCGCATCTGGTTGCAGCTGTTTATCGGGGTGCGCCACCCAGTGCGAACGCGCGGACTCACTGCTACGCGCCTCGAACTTCAACAAGAAAGCTCTTCACGGACATCCACTGCGGAGTGCGACGGGAGACCACTGCTCGGCCCAGGAGAGACTGGCCAAGAATGGTTGTTTGCCAGACCAAAAGCCGTCTGACGCGGTGGACGCGTTCGTGGAAGACAAAAAGCCCCGAATCCGCAGgtcaacagagaaaagcgccTCTCAGGCGTCCAGTTCTCTCCCCACTTCTCAACCCGTTGACTCGACAGCAACACCTTCTCCCCACTCTTGCCATTCGTCGCCGTGTCTCCCTGCCTCGAAACAGCCTTCTCGgctgtcctctctccgcagaagccccgtctcctctcctctgtctcctcaacacgtgactctctctctccttccctctctccccacgTTCGCTGGGTTGCCTCTCCCCCCCTACCTGTCGGCAGCGCTCGACGCCCAGGAGATCTCTGCCCCAACGGGAATTCAGCAGACAGCGCTGGGGCCTCTTGCAGCCGGCGAAGACTTGCTTCTCCACTCCGAGACAGGCAGCGGCAAAACCTTCGCGtacctccttcctctcctccactgGCACCACCACGCCAACAATCCAGAACCCACCTCTGGGGgcaacgcgcatgcagagagtcTGTTGCGAAACgtctcgggtgtatgtacaccccaaGCAGCAGCCGGGGGGAGGGGCGGGCAGCGCGGGAAGGCGGCGCGGCCGCGTCGAGATGCCAGCAAAGGAAAGCGACATGACGCAGGTCGAGGAGCTGGAgatgcatgcgaagaagaagctctcTTGTCGGAGAGATACTTGGCGCACGCAGCGTGTCTCGACGCTCCAGAAGTGGCGAGAGCTCTGAGACGAGCAACAGGCTGCTCTCTCATCGTTACACCGACTCGGGAGCTAGCGGTTCAAGTGGCCCACGAAATCTACATGCTTCTTCGCACGAACTTTTTCCTTTCAGAGAGCAACGGTCAAAACGAACGGGGCGAAGAGGACGCTGGCCTTCTTGAAAAAGCTCTCTCAGCGTTTGAAGCGTGCAGACAACGCCTAGAGGCGGCAGAATGCTCTGCGAAGAACCTCAAAGACTccgctgccgctgctgctcgcaggggagagacaggcgttGCCCCTGCATTGCTGGCGCGCGCCAGTCGAGCAGAAACACAAGCTGAGGAAGCTCGAGCTCACCTCGTTAACGCCCGCCTCGGCCTTGCACAGGTCAGGGGCGAAGGCAAGCgccctcggcttcttctcgtcttggGGGAGCCGCTAGCCAGTGCgtgcgacggagaagaaaaatcgCAGACGGGGGAGAGGGAACCGgacaaaggagacgacgaaagaAACGTGAACCTGCGACGGCATGGCGAAACAAGAAGATCTgaagaactgcatgcgcgaggcgACAAAGGAAACGCCGCAGAATCGAACGAGGCGCGATTCTTtgacacagagacgaagcacCTCCCATCTTGGGCGAAAGAAAA GATCGGCTCCTCGCTGATCGTGGTTGGGAGTGCTCAAACTCTTCGGCGTCTTTTGCAG AGACTGGGAGCTGTGCAGCCGGACGCTTTGGAGACTTTTCTGAAGAGAGTGAAGCACGTTGTCTTCGACGAGGCCGACCGACTTCTTCAGCCCCTGA CTCGCTATGCGCctctgaagacgaagagcctCCGAACGTCCCGCCCGCgtcctgcctctcttcttttctcgtctcttctgatCGCGAAGAAGCCTCTGCTTCAGCGACAGACAGAGCCAGCCCGGtgccgttcttctcttcttctcggcggcAACTCCATCGCTCTAGCCTCGCCTGCACTCTGTGCTTCTGCGGACGGTCctgcgaagaaacgacgaggaaaagcctcgtcttcttctctcagttcGTCTGACTTCCTGCGGCGCATCTTCATCGTGCCACACGggtcgctctctccctctccgcgTCCGTCTTCTGGGGACTTCCAAATCATCGCTGCGAGTGCAACCGTCGGTCGGCCTCTGAGGCGTCAGCTGGCCGAAATGCTGTTGATGCGAGATtctctgaagaaaacaaagtctCTGCGCGCGAAAGAGAATGCCAAGGCAGCAGATGCCGGGGAAATCGAATCAGcaaaagacgacgaagaggacgaagaaaaggcgtTTGTGtccgcagaagaaagaaaggagatgACTCGTGTCTTGAAGAGGCTACAGTCTAGGGGACTCGTCGCGTGCGAAGACGCGATGGAGGGAGAAATTGGCAAGGCGGTTGatacagagaacgagagcggAAAGCGCTTGATGAAAGTCGCCAG GCCACCGGCTGCCTGGGGTTCCCGTTCGCCTCAAGGCCGTCGGAGTCTCCTTGTTGGACTACCAGCGACGCTCGAACAttttttgcatgcaacaCCTCGGGGAAATCTTG CGACTCTCGTCTATGAAAcgtcccttcttctccaccggCTTCGGCCTCACCGTGCCATCATTTTTCTCGACGCAAAACTATCTGTTGtcagcttccttctccacttgAGACGCCTCGGCATCGAG CACACACAACTGCTCCACGAGGCCTTCGGATTCCATTCGCCGCGTCTGACAGCTCGTCTGACAGCCGATCGGGGCTTGCACAAAGtgtcgtctgcctcttctcctcccgcttcttcgtctgcttcttcccgtATCCACTTCCACTTTgccaacagagagaggcttGCACAAGACCCTTCTGGATCCtcagcttcctcttctcctctcactTCCATACCGCCGTCACCAGTGTCGCCTTTCACTTCTTCTCCGAactctgctctgtcttctgcttcctcttcttctccctcgacaGAGACTGGAGGCGAGCAGGCGCTCCCGACGCTCGGGGGCGCTGGGTGGCCTTCAGAGTCTCTGGACAAGAGAGCGGACGAGGACGCGTTTGGTTCCTCCGCAGGCGCAAtagcgacagaagagagacagacaggcgaCAGACGCGCGCTGCTTCTCACGTCGATGGCCACAGCACGAGGTCTACACTTTGACAAC CTCGACTTCATTTTCCTCGTCGGAGACATCGAAAACGCTCGGGAGTACCAGCATCTTGCAG GTCGTGCGGGCCGCAGAGGTCGTCCAGGAAAAGTCATATGTGTCAGCGAGTCTGCAACGCAGAA ATGTATTTCCTCGTGGGCGAAGAATCTCGGCGTGACTTTCCAGCCCTCTCAGCGACTCTTATTTCCCTGTAGCGAGGCGGAATCTGCGCATGCCGATGCATCGGAAGACGAACAACAGACTGTCTCTTCCAACCCAGAGTCGAGGGGAGACGCAAGCCGCCGACGAACTGGAGGGAACTCagaggaaagacaaagacagctcgagagagaagaggtgtacgaggagggagagtgggagacgcagagggcgagagcgcacgaggaaagaggcggcagcgagagacagagaggtcagggaggaagaacagagcgGCACGAAGGAAACGCACCCAGAGCGTACGATGATGAAGAACAGCGGGAGGCATTCGCAtcaaaa